A genomic region of Ensifer adhaerens contains the following coding sequences:
- a CDS encoding PhoH family protein produces the protein MNGHELISSSSRQSKTSATDANHFVLTFENNRFASELFGQFDQNLKLLEERLRIDARPRGNSVAISGDIVATNQARRALDYLYGRLQSGASIDTSDVEGAIRMAVAADDQLQLPTMERKAKLTMAQISTRKKTIAARTPTQDAYIRALERSELVFGVGPAGTGKTYLAVAHAAQLLERGAVDRIVLSRPAVEAGERLGFLPGDMKEKVDPYLRPLYDALYDMMPGDKVERAITAGVIEIAPLAFMRGRTLANAAVILDEAQNTTSMQMKMFLTRLGENGRMIVTGDPSQVDLPRGVKSGLVEALQILRGVEGVSVVRFKDVDVVRHPMVARIVRAYEAQTAVHDESEQGDR, from the coding sequence TTGAACGGACACGAATTGATCTCTTCATCATCGCGCCAGTCGAAAACCTCTGCGACAGACGCCAATCACTTCGTGCTGACATTCGAGAACAATCGGTTCGCCAGCGAACTCTTCGGCCAGTTCGACCAGAACTTGAAGCTACTTGAAGAGCGCCTGCGCATCGACGCCCGGCCGCGGGGCAATTCCGTCGCCATATCCGGTGACATCGTTGCCACCAATCAGGCGCGCCGCGCTCTCGATTATCTCTACGGACGATTGCAGAGCGGCGCGTCGATCGATACCTCTGATGTCGAGGGCGCGATCCGTATGGCGGTTGCCGCCGACGATCAGCTACAATTGCCGACCATGGAGCGCAAAGCCAAATTGACGATGGCGCAGATTTCGACGCGCAAGAAGACCATCGCGGCGCGCACGCCGACGCAGGATGCCTATATCCGTGCGCTCGAACGTTCCGAGCTCGTCTTCGGCGTAGGCCCCGCCGGTACCGGCAAGACCTATCTTGCCGTCGCCCATGCTGCACAGCTTCTGGAGCGCGGCGCCGTCGATCGCATCGTGCTTTCGCGCCCTGCCGTGGAAGCGGGCGAGCGACTGGGCTTCCTGCCCGGCGACATGAAGGAGAAGGTCGATCCCTATCTCCGCCCGCTCTACGATGCGCTCTATGACATGATGCCGGGCGACAAGGTTGAACGCGCGATCACCGCCGGCGTCATCGAAATTGCGCCGCTCGCCTTCATGCGAGGCCGCACGCTCGCCAATGCCGCCGTCATACTTGACGAGGCGCAGAACACCACATCGATGCAGATGAAGATGTTCCTGACCCGCCTTGGCGAAAACGGTCGCATGATCGTAACTGGCGATCCGAGCCAGGTCGACCTGCCGCGCGGCGTCAAGTCGGGTCTGGTCGAGGCTCTGCAGATCCTCAGAGGTGTCGAGGGCGTTTCCGTGGTTCGCTTCAAGGACGTCGACGTCGTTCGCCATCCGATGGTGGCGCGTATCGTCAGGGCCTACGAGGCCCAGACGGCCGTGCACGATGAAAGCGAGCAGGGCGACCGCTGA
- the ybeY gene encoding rRNA maturation RNase YbeY: MTALDIQISVEEGDWPDEETLFAFSSPVLEAAAAFLVAEEGQPFPKMQPELSLVFTDDASIRTINAEWRNQDKPTNVLSFPAFPVTPGAMPGPMLGDIIVARETLEREAVELEKSFDAHLTHLLVHGFLHLFGYDHMADDEAEIMESLETRILARLGLSDPYGDRTPD; this comes from the coding sequence ATGACCGCATTGGATATCCAGATCAGCGTCGAAGAGGGCGATTGGCCAGACGAAGAGACGCTTTTCGCCTTTTCCTCGCCGGTGCTGGAAGCCGCCGCAGCCTTCCTCGTGGCGGAAGAGGGCCAGCCGTTCCCGAAGATGCAGCCCGAACTGTCGCTGGTCTTCACCGACGACGCTTCCATTCGGACGATCAACGCCGAATGGCGCAATCAGGACAAGCCGACCAATGTGCTGTCCTTTCCCGCCTTCCCGGTGACGCCGGGCGCGATGCCGGGGCCGATGCTGGGCGATATCATCGTCGCCCGCGAGACGCTCGAGCGCGAGGCCGTGGAACTCGAGAAGTCTTTCGATGCGCACCTGACGCATCTTCTCGTGCATGGATTCCTGCATCTTTTCGGTTATGATCATATGGCAGATGACGAAGCCGAAATAATGGAAAGCCTGGAGACTCGCATTTTGGCGCGTCTTGGCTTATCTGACCCCTACGGGGATCGTACCCCGGATTAA
- a CDS encoding hemolysin family protein, with protein MSDYKTQPVALATEEAEASGEAEAGSSSTATRHEGTKSTSTFWSRAARLLRGASPSSLREDLADALQTDADSNTAFSPGERAMLNNILRFREIRVEDVMVPRADIEAVDQSITIGELMVIFEESGRSRMPVYNEGLDDPRGMVHIRDLLSYVTKQARNRRRNGKAPAAATATGEKTEKTPRSPKASFDLSRVDLGKSLEEAGIVRQLLFVPPSMLASDLMQRMQAARIQMALVIDEYGGTDGLVSLEDIVEMVVGDIEDEHDDDEVMFARTSDDVFVADARVELEEIAAAIGPDFDVREQLEDVDTLGGLIFASLGRIPVRGEVVQAIPGFEFQILDADPRRVKRVRIMRKRPPARRRVSRPEGEIAPETVPVNRTNGAAPSAAADEQ; from the coding sequence ATGAGCGATTACAAAACACAGCCTGTCGCGCTGGCGACCGAGGAGGCAGAGGCCTCCGGAGAGGCGGAGGCGGGCAGTAGTAGCACCGCCACTCGACACGAGGGCACGAAATCCACTTCGACTTTCTGGAGCCGCGCCGCGCGACTGCTGCGGGGCGCAAGCCCGTCGAGCTTGCGCGAGGATCTCGCTGACGCACTCCAGACGGATGCCGACAGCAACACGGCCTTCTCGCCCGGCGAACGGGCGATGCTCAACAACATTCTGCGTTTCCGCGAGATCAGGGTCGAGGACGTCATGGTCCCGCGTGCCGACATCGAAGCGGTCGACCAGAGCATCACTATCGGCGAGCTGATGGTGATCTTCGAGGAGTCGGGCCGCTCGCGCATGCCGGTCTATAACGAAGGCCTCGATGATCCCCGCGGCATGGTGCACATCCGCGACCTGCTTTCCTACGTCACCAAGCAGGCCCGCAACCGTCGCCGCAACGGCAAGGCGCCGGCTGCCGCGACGGCTACCGGCGAAAAGACCGAGAAAACGCCCCGTTCGCCGAAGGCGAGCTTCGACCTTTCGCGCGTCGATCTCGGCAAGTCGCTGGAAGAAGCGGGCATCGTCCGCCAGCTGCTGTTCGTGCCGCCTTCGATGCTGGCGTCCGACCTGATGCAGCGCATGCAGGCCGCCCGCATCCAGATGGCGCTCGTCATCGATGAATATGGCGGAACCGATGGTCTCGTCTCGCTCGAGGACATCGTCGAGATGGTCGTCGGCGATATCGAAGACGAACACGACGACGACGAAGTGATGTTCGCTCGCACGTCGGACGACGTTTTCGTCGCCGACGCCCGCGTTGAACTGGAAGAAATCGCCGCAGCGATCGGTCCCGACTTCGATGTGCGCGAGCAGCTCGAAGACGTCGACACGCTCGGCGGCCTGATCTTCGCTTCGCTTGGCCGCATTCCGGTGCGCGGTGAAGTCGTGCAGGCCATTCCCGGGTTCGAGTTCCAGATCCTCGACGCTGACCCGCGGCGCGTGAAACGCGTTCGCATCATGCGCAAGCGTCCGCCGGCACGCCGCCGCGTGTCGCGACCGGAGGGCGAAATCGCTCCGGAGACGGTCCCCGTCAATCGTACCAATGGCGCTGCCCCCTCCGCAGCAGCCGACGAGCAATAG